The region CGAAATGAAGGGGCGTATCATCGGCCGCGAAGGGCGTAACATTCGCAGCTTCGAGAAAGAAACCGGCGTCGACGTCATCATCGACGACACGCCCGGCGTGGTGATTGTCAGCGGTTTCGATCCGGTTCGCCGCGAGATCGCCCGGCAGTCGCTCAACAAGCTGATCGCTGACGGCCGCATTCATCCTTCGCGGATCGAAGAAGTGGTCAAGGAAACGCACACCGACATCGAAACCACCATCCGCAAAAAGGGTGAAGAAGCCACCACGGAAATCAACGTGATGGGCCTGCATCCGCGGCTGGTCGAAATGCTCGGTCGACTTCATTTCCGGACCAGTTACAGCCAGAACGTGTTGCGACACAGCATTGAAGTCGGTTTCATTGCCGGACTGCTTGCCGAAATGGTGGGCTTGGATCCGCAAATCGCCCGCCGTGCCGGCTTGATGCACGACATCGGTAAAGCGGCCGACCACGAACTGGAAGGGGGTCACCCGAAGATCGGTGCCGACCTTCTCAAACGTCACGGTGAATCGCCCGAGGTGGTTCACGCCGCGTTTGGTCATCACGACGAGATCATCACCGAGTATCCCTACACGATGCTCGTTGCCACGGCCGATGCCTGTAGTGCTTCGCGCCCTGGGGCTCGTCGAGAAACGCTCGAACGGTACATCAAGCGCATGGAAGAACTCGAGTCGATTGCCACAGGCTTCCATGGCGTCGAACAAGCGTTTGCCATTCAAGCTGGTCGCGAACTTCGCGTGATCGCTTCCGCCAAAGAAGTGAACGACGAGATGGCCGCGAAGATCTGCCGTGACATCGCCAAGGCATTTGAAGAGCAACTCACCTACCCAGGTGAAATCAAAGTGACCATGGTCCGCGAGTCCCGCTTCACGGAATTCGCTCGGTAACTACTTATCACGGAAAGGCTACTTCCTTGAGGATTCTGCACATCGGAGATATCGTCGGCAAAGTCGGACGCGACATCGTTCGCAACGTCGTGCCGGCGCTCCGCGAGAAGTACAATCTCTCCCTGGTCGTGGCCAATGCGGAAAACGCGTGCGGCGGCTCCGGGCTCACTCCGGCCGCCCATCGCGAATTGATCGATGCCCACGTCGATTGCATCACCATGGGTGATCATATCTATCGCCGTAAAGAGCTCAACAAGACGCTCGAATCGCAGCCCAACATTGTCA is a window of Bremerella sp. TYQ1 DNA encoding:
- the rny gene encoding ribonuclease Y → MSGLYYALTASVAAIGAALLVKFIDRLRKKDVETEAQQILDKAKQESENLKKEALLEAKEEALRQKTEAEKELSKQRDEIREREKSLDRREESIEQQATHLRKQENMVETTQRRLSEKIEENEKRSTNLESIIRDQQERLHRMSGMNAEEAKSELLKLLDQQLQSETGAIVLKHQRRMEEEVRPIVQDMLLTAMQRFAAAHTAESTTSTVDIPSDEMKGRIIGREGRNIRSFEKETGVDVIIDDTPGVVIVSGFDPVRREIARQSLNKLIADGRIHPSRIEEVVKETHTDIETTIRKKGEEATTEINVMGLHPRLVEMLGRLHFRTSYSQNVLRHSIEVGFIAGLLAEMVGLDPQIARRAGLMHDIGKAADHELEGGHPKIGADLLKRHGESPEVVHAAFGHHDEIITEYPYTMLVATADACSASRPGARRETLERYIKRMEELESIATGFHGVEQAFAIQAGRELRVIASAKEVNDEMAAKICRDIAKAFEEQLTYPGEIKVTMVRESRFTEFAR